The nucleotide window aacagatttactttatatttagtcGCCCTCCAAATCGCTCAGcagatagaaaataacattagaacatgtaCAAGAGTCTCACTTTATCATAAACTGGGTCTAGTAGAACAAATGTATGAAACTTATATTTTGTAGCCTCTAGCTTATTTTCTAGTTATATATcttaacattgcaacattaaattaaatatttaaactaaccGACATGTTTGCTTCACTGTCCACCACGGCTAAAGATTTTTCCCTACGCTATGCAGCGTTTGTTTGGTCATTTGACCACATGTTATTGTTGctacgtctgattggtgaaacagtcacgTTGTAGTTTCAACGGCTGAAATTCtctggcaaaaataaagaatatctaatgtgtaaactaaatggttagaaaagtaacgagtcgagtgtcgctgaatgtagcggagtaagagtagcgtttctttattacaaatctactcaagtaaaagtaaaaagtatggtgcagtaataGTATTACTCatagatgtaatttttttttcaaaaagttactcaagtaaatgtaacggtgtaaatgtaactcgttactatCCACCTCTGCTGTTACTCCACACATAATACGCCACATACTTTCCACAAACTTCAACGTTTGTCTCGTCAGTCCACAGAGTATTTTCCCAAAGGTTTTGGGGATCAAGATGTTTTCTGGCAAAACTGAGACTAGCCttcatgttctttttgctcAGCAGTGGTTTTCGTCTTggaacactttttcacacagagctacagtatgtagttttggattttttcccttaataataaaaacctttatttaaaaactgcatgatctttgactaatatttaaattagtttgatCCAAAACAttagtgtgacaaacatgcaaaaaataaataaaaaaatcagtgagGGGGCAAACACTCATTTATAGAGAGGTTTCCAATCTCCaatatacgtttttttttttttttttttttaaagctgtcagtctcagtggaaaagtggaaccgtctacagtcaccacacgcatcccaggcagaccacacagggcagCCATGCAACGAGATCGCCAGCCACAAGCGGGACACTTGCTAGCGGGAGTGATGCTAAACAAGTGGTAACCAAGTGGTTCCAAAATGTGTTTTGGCATTTTGCAGGAAGAcatatttgcttttaaattgcaaaaatatatattttcattgttACATATCCTGCATGACCATCTAATGACTTTACccatatttataatgtaatttcTTGGTACTGTAATATCAGTAAATTGTAGTTAATGCAATATGTGATATTCAATGTAATGATTGATGtactattaatttatttagtcaACTTGAATCATTTACACTTGGgtatttcataaatattaaattttacatatatatttttagtaaaTATAGATTTGTTTAGGATAGATATTTAGTAAAtatcaattaaattttaacaaaattctTAATCGATTCAAACCAATTTCAGGCCAACGCTTGACTTCTTTACTAATAGCAGCAAAGAACGGCCACGACGAAATAATCCAGTTCCTTCTGGACCAAAAGAAGGTGAATATCGACCAGACTGAGACTGTTAGTTTTGACAAGTAAGAATAATGTTCAAGAGTAGAACAAATGCCTCACATGGAGATTCCACAGATCTCCTGTTATTACTCAAGAGCAAACCAATCACAAATTCCTTTCTTTGTTccttgcccttttttttttaggtctgtGATAGATGGAGCCACGGCTTTGTTGTGCAGCAGGTGAAGGACATATTAGGATTGTGCAAATCTTCGTGTCTCGCTGTGCCAATGTCAACCACCCCCCTATATCAACAACACCCCTCTCCATATAGTCTGCTTTATGGGCCAGCTGGACATTGTGAGGTACCTGGTGGGCGAAAAGGCGGACATCACTGCTGTCAATAAGTATGGCAGTACATGTTTAATCATAGCTTCATATAGGGGACACACAGATATGGTGCACTATTTATTAGAGAAAGATGCCAACCCTAATGTGAAAGGTCATAACGGTAGCACGGCAGAGCTCGGTCATCTAGAAATTGTTAAGAAGCTGGTGCAATGTAATGTGGCAATGGTGGTGGACATTCACGGCATGACTCCGCTCAAAATGGCTGCGGAAAGTTGCAAATCAGATGTTGTTGAGGTACTTGTTTCCCTGCCTGATTGTGACCCTCATAACCAAATTGAAGCATTTAAACTGCTTGGGGTGTCATTCGCTAACGACTGTAGAAATTATGACGTTCACAAAGCATGAACTTCAACCCTGAAACAGTCATCACCAAAGAGCTCCCTCCACCTGTGGAAGATTATGGTGGTCGCATAAAATGTAGGATCCTTAAGGAGCTGGAGGCCATCAAGCAGAACTATGATGCTCTGCACATGGTCTCATGGTCCGTGAGCGCATCCTAGGATcagataatatataatatatatatttatgtatccAGTCATATTAAGTACCGTGCTTTAAAGTATGCCAGAGACATGAAGTCTGAGCAGTGCATTAAGGTGTTACTACACTCCTTGCATCTACATTAACGTATCAAAAGGAACATAAGTGAGGACCTCTTTCTCTTTGCAAATGTTTTTGCACAGCTGGTGTACCGAAATAAGCCAGTCCAGGCAGCTGACTTGGGGCAAGTGTTATGCTGCAGTGTCTCTGAGATCCGGTGCAACATGGCATGCTTGAATACCGCCTCTGAGACTGAATGTCTGGCGTGCACTGAGAAATACAAATCAAACATTTTGACTGTTTTCTATCTGGTGTGCATTTCTGCTAAAATGCAGTACAAAGACAGAGATTTATGATTTCATCTGTCTCGACCATGCACCCAAAAAGGCTTGTCTCTGCTCCACCTGGCCACCGGCTTTAGCATACCAGTAAACGATTTTCAGCAGTCACCAAAATCTTGCTGGACTGTGGGACGCAAGTGAAACTGCGTTGATAATAAAGAAAACAGCCCTTACATCTCATAGCTCAGTACAAACCACCCATTAGCGACTTTAACACGCTGCATGCCATTATCATCAGTCTGGTTGAGGCTGGTGCTCAGATTGACATATAAATTTGTTTAGGATAGATATTTAGTAATTATCAATTAAATTTCAACAAAATTCTTAATCGATTGAAACCAATTTCAGGCCAACGCTTGACTTCTTTACTAATAGCAGCAAAGAACGGCCATGACAAAATGGTCCAGTTCCTTCTGGACCAAAAGAAGGTGGATATCGACCAGACTGGGACTGTTAGTTTTGACAAGTAAGAATAATATTCAAGAGTAGAACAAATACCTCACATGGAGATTCCACAGATCTCCTGTTATTACTTAAGAGCAAACGGTCACAAAttcctttctttgtttcttgccttttttttttttttaggtctgtGTTGGATGGAGCCACGGCTCTTTGTTGTGCAGCAGGTGAAGGACATATTAGGATTTTGCAAATCCTCGTGTCTCGCTCTGCCAATGTCACCCGCCCCAGCCAGATCAACAACACCCCTCTCCATATAGTCTGCTTTATGGGCCAGCTGGACATCATCAGTCTGGCCGAGGCT belongs to Clarias gariepinus isolate MV-2021 ecotype Netherlands chromosome 2, CGAR_prim_01v2, whole genome shotgun sequence and includes:
- the LOC128508601 gene encoding protein fem-1 homolog B-like — protein: MVQFLLDQKKVDIDQTGTVSFDKSVLDGATALCCAAGEGHIRILQILVSRSANVTRPSQINNTPLHIVCFMGQLDIISLAEAGAHIDMANKEKTTPLEIST